A region of Lycium barbarum isolate Lr01 chromosome 1, ASM1917538v2, whole genome shotgun sequence DNA encodes the following proteins:
- the LOC132605443 gene encoding uncharacterized protein LOC132605443 isoform X2, with the protein MLHLTAEEIYNIRCVKKEMLPLANVTRQLTGKTFNVQMKRSLTKKMDAAPAKLILLSFMQKENAIDTQLPPILMDIPESSKRNIDDNQKKMKIATPRNYRK; encoded by the exons ATGTTGCATCTCACCGCAGAAGAAATCTACAATATTCGTTGTGTCAAG AAGGAAATGCTACCTCTTGCAAATGTGACAAGGCAACTAACTGGCAAGACGTTTAACGTTCAAATGAAGAGATCTTTGACAAAAAAAATGGATGCAGCACCCGCAAAATTAATTCTTCTGTCCTTTATGCAAAAAGAGAACGCGATTGACACACAATTGCCCCCTATCCTAATGGACATTCCAGAAAGCAGCAAGAGGAATATTGATGATAaccaaaagaaaatgaaaattgcTACTCCGAGAAACTATCGAAAG TGA
- the LOC132605443 gene encoding uncharacterized protein LOC132605443 isoform X1 — MLHLTAEEIYNIRCVKKEMLPLANVTRQLTGKTFNVQMKRSLTKKMDAAPAKLILLSFMQKENAIDTQLPPILMDIPESSKRNIDDNQKKMKIATPRNYRKMRY, encoded by the exons ATGTTGCATCTCACCGCAGAAGAAATCTACAATATTCGTTGTGTCAAG AAGGAAATGCTACCTCTTGCAAATGTGACAAGGCAACTAACTGGCAAGACGTTTAACGTTCAAATGAAGAGATCTTTGACAAAAAAAATGGATGCAGCACCCGCAAAATTAATTCTTCTGTCCTTTATGCAAAAAGAGAACGCGATTGACACACAATTGCCCCCTATCCTAATGGACATTCCAGAAAGCAGCAAGAGGAATATTGATGATAaccaaaagaaaatgaaaattgcTACTCCGAGAAACTATCGAAAG ATGCGATACTGA